Proteins from one Streptomyces sp. NBC_00289 genomic window:
- a CDS encoding aminoglycoside phosphotransferase family protein, with translation MYTASSSVSAPPRPLHPRPGGGGPYLDPARPAAPVLGGAGRTRRVPGLGTQPLSGRLDLSGPQGAQLRTAIASVHRICPEFAPVQVLRRSGRSVLLVGTTGRSTAVAKCLLDHSPAWAERIRHEIAAYRSFVRHRPPVRAPRLIAADPDNCTLVIERMPGRVAALQRHPAETPPRADIRAALGAICRLNAWRPPAGTFDAPLDYAARISRYHELGLLTDRDMGDLQKLLHGIAHSAGRQGMGQFCHGDALLSNILLSPAGPVLVDWEHAGWYLPGYDLATLWSVLGDAPVARRQISQIAQSAGPASRDAFLVNLMLVLTREIRTYETAVQRSMHDMTPAAPGTAQPGAAPSGEEQRLLLRRLHDDCQLARRAVRAAVGTR, from the coding sequence ATGTACACAGCATCGTCCTCCGTGTCCGCCCCGCCCCGGCCGCTGCACCCCCGCCCGGGTGGCGGCGGCCCCTATCTCGACCCCGCACGTCCGGCCGCCCCCGTACTCGGTGGCGCCGGCCGGACGCGGCGCGTGCCGGGGCTCGGCACCCAACCGCTCAGCGGGAGACTCGACCTGTCCGGCCCACAGGGCGCCCAACTGCGTACGGCGATCGCGTCGGTGCACCGGATCTGTCCGGAGTTCGCCCCGGTGCAGGTGCTGCGCCGCAGCGGACGCTCCGTGCTCCTGGTCGGGACGACGGGACGCAGCACGGCTGTCGCCAAGTGTTTACTGGACCACTCCCCCGCCTGGGCCGAGCGCATCCGGCACGAGATAGCTGCATACCGCTCGTTCGTCCGGCACCGCCCGCCCGTGCGGGCGCCCCGGCTGATCGCGGCGGATCCGGACAACTGCACCCTCGTCATCGAGCGGATGCCGGGACGGGTGGCGGCGTTGCAGCGGCACCCGGCCGAGACGCCGCCGCGCGCGGACATCAGAGCGGCACTCGGTGCGATCTGCCGGCTGAACGCCTGGCGTCCGCCGGCCGGCACCTTCGACGCCCCCCTGGACTACGCGGCCCGCATCTCCCGCTACCACGAACTGGGACTGCTCACCGACCGGGACATGGGTGACCTGCAAAAGCTCCTGCACGGCATCGCGCACTCGGCGGGCCGGCAGGGCATGGGCCAGTTCTGCCACGGCGACGCACTGCTCTCGAACATCCTTCTCTCACCGGCCGGTCCAGTGCTGGTGGACTGGGAGCACGCGGGCTGGTACCTGCCGGGCTACGACCTGGCGACGCTGTGGTCGGTCCTCGGGGACGCCCCGGTGGCCCGGCGCCAGATCAGTCAGATCGCCCAGTCGGCGGGCCCGGCTTCGCGTGACGCGTTCCTGGTGAACCTGATGCTGGTCCTGACCCGCGAGATCCGCACCTACGAGACGGCCGTGCAGCGTTCGATGCACGACATGACCCCGGCGGCACCGGGAACGGCCCAGCCGGGTGCTGCGCCGTCCGGCGAGGAGCAGCGGCTGCTGCTGCGGCGGCTGCACGACGACTGCCAGCTGGCCCGCCGGGCCGTACGCGCGGCGGTCGGCACTCGCTGA